The following proteins are co-located in the Candidatus Deferrimicrobiaceae bacterium genome:
- a CDS encoding S8 family peptidase, which yields MPTRYLIGRGELLTYRIDAPKKGMGEKARPYTLAEAQEAILPQISAANETFAALPSKACPGEIVVARLTLHPAYIAKSYFPKALLDQTGLASVGSRTLRIRPRHVVKSTAPVEVETTELFVAGRRSMLRQLTDFARHLTEEMPGAQQFTEIEAFAPMVAADRIKGNNNSEEHVFEVGLHLPPEGVDLDMRALFADYAATCGFRVNDEFAFTAGRLMFLAIEGDPAGIERLAQFTMMRVVRGMPKLRGVRPMVRSTPLSVSFRLPSGGPLSKEPRVGVLDGGLPDEHVLGGYVRRYFLSDPAASDVPEYLSHGLGVTSALLFGPIEPDSVASRPYAPVDHHRVLDAKSDAEDQYELYRTLAHVETVLLSRQYQFINLSLGPSLAIEDHDVHAWTAVIDSILSDGETVMTVAVGNNGERDDLTGLSRIQVPSDSVNALSVGAADHTTAGWRRAPYSAKGPGRSPGRRKPDLLAFGGSPREYFHVATPGSTTELAATLGTSFAAPLALRSAVGISAILGDEVHPLTIKALLIHGCEGGQVGDPLEVGWGRVPADLNQLITCDDGVARIIYQGELRPGKFLRAPVPLPKVQLQGNVLLLATFCYASPVDPQDAAAYTKAGLSITFRPHRDKRDDRAANAISKTFFPEAVYRPEAELRSDLGKWETVLHAGKTFRGSSLLGPVFDVHYNAREAGGAASSGAPLIRYALVVTVVAPRHPKLHQEILDAHNVLQALVPQIAVPIRL from the coding sequence ATGCCGACTCGCTATCTGATCGGAAGGGGCGAACTGCTGACTTACCGGATCGATGCCCCGAAGAAGGGAATGGGCGAGAAGGCACGCCCGTATACGTTGGCAGAAGCCCAAGAGGCGATTCTGCCGCAAATAAGCGCAGCCAACGAAACGTTTGCGGCTTTGCCGTCCAAGGCGTGTCCGGGCGAGATCGTCGTAGCGAGGTTGACACTTCATCCGGCCTACATCGCCAAGTCGTACTTCCCTAAAGCTTTGCTCGATCAGACGGGGCTTGCGTCAGTTGGGTCCCGTACCCTGCGAATTCGGCCGAGACATGTGGTGAAATCCACGGCGCCGGTCGAAGTCGAAACAACCGAGTTATTCGTTGCAGGTCGGCGTTCGATGCTAAGGCAACTTACGGATTTCGCCCGCCACTTGACCGAGGAAATGCCGGGCGCCCAGCAGTTCACCGAGATTGAGGCCTTTGCCCCGATGGTCGCGGCTGACAGGATTAAGGGCAACAACAATTCCGAAGAGCATGTTTTTGAGGTTGGCCTCCATTTGCCGCCCGAAGGCGTCGACCTTGACATGCGCGCACTTTTTGCCGACTACGCAGCAACCTGCGGTTTCCGAGTGAACGATGAGTTCGCTTTTACGGCTGGCCGACTCATGTTCCTCGCTATTGAAGGGGATCCTGCCGGAATCGAGCGACTGGCTCAGTTTACGATGATGCGCGTTGTCCGCGGCATGCCCAAGCTCCGAGGCGTGCGACCAATGGTGCGCAGCACTCCGTTGTCGGTTAGTTTCAGATTACCGAGCGGAGGACCTTTGTCGAAAGAGCCTAGGGTCGGTGTGCTCGACGGAGGTCTCCCAGACGAGCATGTGCTAGGTGGCTACGTTCGTCGCTATTTTCTTTCTGATCCGGCCGCAAGTGATGTGCCGGAATACCTATCGCACGGGCTTGGCGTGACGTCGGCTCTGCTTTTCGGGCCGATCGAGCCTGATTCTGTTGCTTCTCGACCATACGCACCTGTTGACCATCACAGGGTGTTGGACGCGAAGAGCGATGCTGAAGATCAATATGAGCTCTACCGCACCTTGGCTCATGTTGAAACCGTGCTGCTCTCCCGTCAATACCAGTTCATCAACTTGAGCCTAGGTCCCAGTCTGGCGATCGAAGACCACGATGTCCACGCGTGGACGGCAGTGATCGACAGCATCCTCAGCGACGGGGAAACCGTAATGACCGTGGCGGTTGGCAATAACGGAGAGCGGGACGACCTTACGGGGCTCAGTCGAATTCAAGTCCCATCCGACAGCGTCAACGCTTTGTCAGTTGGAGCCGCAGATCATACCACCGCTGGTTGGCGTCGAGCGCCCTATAGCGCGAAAGGACCTGGTCGCAGCCCTGGTCGCAGAAAGCCGGATCTCCTCGCCTTCGGGGGATCTCCGCGGGAGTATTTTCATGTCGCTACCCCCGGTTCAACGACTGAATTGGCTGCCACACTCGGGACGAGTTTTGCGGCACCACTCGCGCTCCGTTCGGCTGTTGGGATTAGTGCCATCCTCGGCGATGAGGTGCACCCGCTCACGATAAAGGCATTACTGATCCACGGCTGCGAAGGTGGACAGGTTGGCGACCCGCTTGAGGTTGGTTGGGGGCGCGTTCCCGCCGACCTGAACCAGTTGATAACCTGTGACGACGGCGTCGCGAGAATTATTTACCAGGGCGAATTGCGACCCGGGAAATTTCTGCGTGCGCCGGTTCCCTTGCCAAAAGTCCAACTTCAAGGGAACGTATTGCTTCTGGCCACGTTCTGTTATGCCAGCCCTGTCGATCCGCAGGACGCTGCGGCTTACACGAAAGCTGGATTGAGTATAACTTTCCGCCCCCATCGAGATAAGCGGGACGATAGGGCAGCAAATGCGATTTCCAAGACTTTCTTCCCTGAAGCCGTGTACCGGCCTGAGGCCGAACTGCGATCAGACCTCGGGAAGTGGGAAACGGTTCTTCACGCTGGGAAAACGTTCCGGGGTTCCAGTCTGCTCGGTCCGGTTTTCGATGTGCACTACAACGCCCGGGAGGCGGGCGGCGCGGCCTCATCAGGGGCGCCACTTATACGTTATGCGTTGGTTGTGACTGTCGTTGCTCCGAGGCACCCCAAGCTTCATCAGGAAATTTTGGACGCGCACAACGTGCTTCAAGCGCTCGTTCCTCAGATCGCTGTGCCGATCAGGCTTTGA
- a CDS encoding ATP-binding protein: MTNGNDDLSDIEADIANLARLAASQSYDDVRLFLARLVRKYRQRHPALADRLDESLKTTQTRSAGSAVLRRGALAGNVASDAAPVDGDSQLALIRVFDDREGLAPPLLPVGLLRQIQAIINERLERDRLVARSISPTRSAVLVGPPGVGKTLSARWIARSLGKPLWVLDLTAVMSSFLGKTGSNIRAALDHAKAHAAVLLLDEIDAIAKRRSDESDIGELKRLVTVILQEVDQWPDTGLLLAATNHPELVDTALWRRFDAVLQFDSPDDSAIDAAVPRFLGDDAAVFEPWVDVIAAAMRGRSLSDVERAVNSLRRGNALQTAPLEELVCSLVGQGTSTLSKAEHLSLAIELAKAGKHTHQQISQLTGVSRDTIRKHAGPSPRRGRGMK; the protein is encoded by the coding sequence ATGACCAATGGAAATGATGATTTAAGCGATATAGAGGCCGATATCGCCAATTTGGCGAGGCTTGCTGCCTCCCAGTCTTATGATGATGTTCGCCTATTCCTTGCACGACTGGTGCGCAAGTATCGCCAGCGCCATCCCGCTCTGGCTGATCGCCTCGATGAGAGCTTAAAGACCACACAGACACGTTCTGCCGGAAGCGCGGTACTTCGTCGAGGCGCATTAGCTGGCAATGTTGCGAGTGACGCCGCGCCTGTGGATGGCGACTCTCAGCTAGCGTTGATAAGGGTATTCGATGACAGAGAGGGATTGGCACCTCCCTTGTTGCCGGTTGGGCTGCTTCGCCAAATACAGGCGATTATAAATGAGCGCCTGGAGCGTGACCGTCTAGTTGCTCGGAGCATCAGCCCTACTCGTTCAGCGGTGCTGGTCGGGCCGCCTGGTGTGGGCAAGACCCTCTCAGCGCGCTGGATCGCGAGGTCCCTTGGGAAACCGCTTTGGGTTCTGGACTTGACAGCGGTCATGAGTAGTTTCTTGGGTAAGACCGGTAGCAACATACGCGCAGCGTTGGATCATGCGAAAGCGCACGCGGCAGTGCTATTGCTGGACGAAATCGATGCGATTGCTAAACGCCGCAGCGACGAATCGGACATCGGAGAACTCAAGCGTCTTGTCACCGTGATATTGCAGGAGGTGGACCAGTGGCCAGACACCGGCCTGTTGTTGGCCGCCACCAATCATCCGGAATTGGTTGATACAGCTTTATGGCGGCGATTCGATGCCGTGCTCCAATTCGACTCGCCTGATGATTCCGCAATCGATGCTGCAGTGCCACGATTTCTGGGGGACGACGCGGCTGTATTTGAGCCTTGGGTCGACGTGATTGCAGCTGCGATGCGAGGCCGGTCGCTTTCGGACGTCGAGCGTGCGGTCAATTCACTGCGGCGTGGTAATGCTCTTCAAACGGCCCCGCTGGAGGAACTGGTCTGTAGTCTTGTGGGACAAGGGACAAGTACGCTTAGCAAGGCCGAGCATTTAAGCCTGGCCATTGAACTCGCCAAGGCTGGCAAGCACACCCACCAGCAAATTAGTCAGTTGACGGGTGTGTCGAGAGACACGATTCGTAAACACGCGGGGCCGTCACCGAGACGAGGAAGGGGGATGAAATAA
- a CDS encoding restriction endonuclease has translation MAEYDFRSLSPHDFELLCRDLLQKPLGVRLESFTAGRDSGIDFRHCTNADTLILQVKHYADSGYDALVRALKQKERPKLEALKPTRYILATSVGLTPQRKDELLALLSPWCVAWSDILGKDDINNLLTQYEDIERQHFKLWLTSAGVLERVLHAGIFGDSEAHLDRIRLRLSRYVPNPSFERSQRILEKTHFCIVAGIPGIGKTTLAEVLLADLVDRQGFTAFRIAHDLSELRPVKNQKSKQVFYFDDFLGKTSLEMLQKNEDQQIIELMEGVSENPNWRFILTTREYILNIARNRYEAFAHPSIDLPLCVVNLNDYTRPVRAKILYNHIYFSEVPKEYKLALLEGRGYEKILEHHNYNPRVIEYMTQPCHATTVAPTLYLREFVESLDNPSRLWDHAFRHQISEAARHLLIVLTSLPDETKLENLERAFWTFYAFRQKRFGFATVPGDWLDALKELDGNFIKSGEFGRDIAISFHNPSVKDFMEQFLARSDVDIADLFHSAYFYEQYNRLWNGRRGRRYPGIDAASRDYVKRLAANLWSESATTIRQVDRYGQTIGLVPYPPSYESRMVFFISVLDGLKSPHTEDLVASVIGSLAERWKSGNADREDLVRLLEMLSKRGLKQGDAPFVAARQCLLTNLDTDEEFRAVANFCEKFPDAVSEVEQETLRRQFVEFASDHPLGWDDDPDTLRSVASDIEYVGERLGVATDEFTQRLYGRADEVESERTDPESLDDGPRRSTDSYVDDVRGMFDGLLSDLREK, from the coding sequence ATGGCTGAGTACGACTTCCGATCGTTGTCGCCGCATGACTTCGAATTACTTTGCCGCGACCTTCTGCAAAAGCCGCTTGGGGTCCGGCTCGAGAGCTTCACGGCGGGTCGCGACTCCGGGATTGATTTTCGCCACTGCACAAATGCCGACACGCTCATCCTCCAGGTCAAGCACTACGCGGATTCAGGCTATGACGCGCTCGTGCGCGCTCTGAAACAAAAGGAGCGGCCTAAGCTTGAGGCGCTCAAGCCCACGCGATATATCCTCGCGACCTCCGTCGGCCTGACGCCACAGCGAAAAGACGAACTGCTCGCGCTGCTGTCGCCTTGGTGTGTTGCCTGGTCGGACATCCTGGGCAAGGATGACATCAACAATCTGCTCACTCAGTACGAGGACATCGAGCGTCAGCACTTTAAGCTATGGCTGACGAGCGCGGGCGTCCTCGAACGTGTGCTCCACGCCGGCATCTTTGGCGACTCCGAGGCGCATCTCGATCGCATACGGCTGCGTCTATCCCGTTACGTACCAAACCCAAGCTTCGAACGATCGCAAAGGATTCTGGAGAAGACACATTTCTGCATCGTGGCGGGCATTCCGGGAATTGGTAAGACGACGTTAGCGGAAGTGCTGCTCGCAGATCTCGTCGATCGCCAGGGATTCACTGCGTTTCGTATAGCACATGATCTCTCCGAGCTGCGTCCCGTGAAGAACCAGAAGTCCAAGCAGGTTTTCTACTTTGATGATTTTTTGGGAAAGACCTCTCTAGAGATGCTGCAGAAGAACGAAGACCAGCAGATCATCGAGCTCATGGAGGGGGTGTCAGAGAATCCGAACTGGCGCTTCATTCTCACCACCCGCGAATACATCCTCAACATCGCTCGGAACCGCTACGAAGCCTTTGCGCATCCGTCGATTGATCTACCGTTGTGCGTCGTCAACCTCAACGACTATACGCGCCCGGTGAGGGCCAAAATCCTTTACAACCACATTTATTTCTCAGAGGTGCCGAAGGAATACAAACTGGCTCTGCTTGAGGGGCGCGGGTACGAAAAGATTCTCGAGCACCACAATTACAACCCGCGCGTCATCGAGTATATGACGCAGCCGTGCCATGCGACGACAGTGGCGCCAACCCTATACCTGCGCGAGTTCGTCGAAAGCCTCGACAACCCGTCGCGGCTGTGGGACCACGCGTTCCGGCACCAGATTTCGGAGGCGGCTCGGCACCTTTTGATCGTGCTGACGTCCCTACCGGACGAAACAAAACTGGAAAACCTCGAAAGAGCCTTCTGGACTTTCTACGCATTCCGCCAGAAGCGCTTTGGCTTTGCGACGGTACCCGGCGACTGGCTCGACGCGTTGAAGGAGTTGGACGGTAATTTCATCAAGAGCGGGGAATTCGGGCGCGACATTGCCATCTCATTTCACAATCCGTCAGTCAAAGATTTCATGGAACAGTTTTTGGCGAGATCTGACGTGGACATCGCCGACCTCTTTCACAGCGCGTACTTCTATGAGCAGTACAACAGGCTATGGAATGGCCGGCGAGGGCGGCGCTATCCCGGCATCGATGCCGCGAGCCGCGACTACGTCAAGAGGCTGGCTGCTAACCTGTGGAGTGAAAGCGCCACGACGATCCGACAGGTGGACCGGTATGGTCAAACGATCGGGTTGGTGCCGTACCCGCCATCGTACGAAAGCCGGATGGTTTTCTTCATCAGCGTCCTCGATGGCCTGAAAAGTCCACACACAGAGGATCTAGTCGCGTCGGTCATCGGGTCACTGGCCGAACGGTGGAAATCAGGCAACGCCGACCGTGAGGACCTGGTCAGGCTACTCGAGATGTTGAGCAAGCGTGGTCTCAAGCAGGGGGATGCGCCGTTCGTCGCCGCGCGACAATGCTTGTTGACGAATCTCGATACGGATGAAGAGTTTCGCGCTGTCGCGAATTTCTGCGAAAAATTTCCAGATGCTGTATCGGAGGTGGAGCAGGAGACGCTACGGCGGCAGTTTGTGGAGTTCGCATCCGATCATCCACTCGGGTGGGACGATGATCCCGACACGCTGCGCTCGGTAGCATCGGACATCGAATATGTGGGCGAGCGATTGGGCGTTGCCACAGACGAATTCACTCAGCGCCTGTACGGACGTGCCGATGAAGTCGAAAGCGAGCGCACCGACCCCGAGTCGCTGGATGACGGTCCAAGGCGATCGACCGATTCATACGTCGACGACGTGCGTGGGATGTTCGACGGGTTGCTGAGCGACCTGCGGGAGAAGTAG
- a CDS encoding nuclease-related domain-containing protein: MASPVRKNVRGKAGESTRKMQASRMAAALGILLLVWLAIFVYSRNVKTVMSLGLTGSLVVGGLFLVGIKVLEKKGNATIKRAKQAERGAIAEEKTGAVIEGLPDGNFIINDFDTGRGNIDHILVGPKGVFTLEVKSHRGTVTFDNGILLRDGKVFEKDFLKQAWAECFAVREMLAKWEIKESTAEPVIIFSNAFVKVSGKAKGAVVINLKFLPTFLERLPDRLNTGEAGRIFNRLRNPHSASTRGL; encoded by the coding sequence ATGGCTTCGCCCGTTCGCAAAAACGTTAGAGGTAAAGCCGGGGAGAGCACCCGAAAGATGCAGGCAAGCCGGATGGCGGCGGCCTTGGGAATTCTGCTGCTGGTATGGCTGGCGATCTTCGTTTACAGCCGGAATGTGAAAACGGTCATGTCGTTGGGATTGACTGGCTCGCTGGTCGTCGGGGGGCTCTTTCTGGTTGGCATCAAGGTGCTCGAGAAAAAAGGGAACGCAACGATCAAGCGCGCCAAGCAAGCCGAACGAGGGGCTATTGCCGAGGAGAAAACTGGCGCGGTCATCGAGGGGCTTCCGGATGGGAACTTCATCATCAATGACTTTGATACCGGTCGCGGAAACATCGACCACATCCTGGTTGGCCCCAAAGGGGTTTTTACGCTGGAAGTGAAAAGCCATCGGGGAACCGTGACGTTCGATAACGGAATCCTGCTGCGTGATGGAAAGGTGTTCGAGAAAGATTTTCTGAAGCAGGCGTGGGCGGAATGTTTCGCCGTACGGGAAATGCTGGCCAAGTGGGAGATCAAGGAGTCGACCGCGGAACCCGTGATCATTTTCAGCAACGCGTTCGTGAAGGTCAGCGGCAAGGCAAAAGGCGCCGTCGTCATCAACCTCAAGTTCCTGCCGACATTTTTGGAACGACTTCCGGATCGGCTGAACACGGGGGAAGCGGGACGAATTTTTAACCGGCTTCGCAATCCGCATTCGGCCAGTACTAGGGGACTATGA
- a CDS encoding ATP-binding protein, which produces MPFVGRTEELRFLGKHHEGTEFRFIPIYGRRRVGKTTLVREFVKDRPAIYFLADTVSESEQLKNLGRAVGEHFEDTLLVENGFRDWQQFFKYLSDKCAKRRLVLAIDEFPYLVSANKAISSIFQNGIDTYLKKTGLFLILLGSSIGMMEREVLFAKAPLYGRRTGSLEVRELPFLALKDFFPGMDFRKRAAIYATFGTLPAYLEKIRPNESIIRNIGEQILDRHSFLYNEVEFLLREELREPRDYYVILRAIAQGKRKLSEIINDTGFEKSHASRYLDVLRSIGLVEKEMPSTERTPEKSRIGLYRLHDRFFGFWFKYVLPNRGKIEIGNPDHVLREVEQTLDMHVSIAYEFIARELFLDVAKQEKWPITAIGRWWSRNEEIDFVALDEEERSIWFGECKWSRKKVGTDIYENLVRKAGLVEWNIGKRSERFILFSRSGFTPAMHEVAKRENVILVEGEERIHG; this is translated from the coding sequence ATGCCATTTGTCGGGAGAACCGAGGAACTCCGGTTCCTGGGGAAACACCATGAGGGAACGGAATTCCGGTTCATTCCGATCTACGGGCGGCGGCGCGTGGGTAAAACCACCCTGGTCCGGGAGTTCGTGAAGGACAGGCCGGCCATCTACTTTCTGGCCGACACCGTTTCGGAATCCGAACAGCTGAAAAATCTCGGCCGCGCGGTCGGTGAGCACTTCGAAGACACCCTGCTCGTCGAAAACGGATTTCGGGACTGGCAGCAGTTTTTCAAATACCTCAGTGATAAATGCGCCAAGCGGCGCCTTGTGCTCGCCATCGACGAGTTCCCTTACCTTGTCAGCGCGAACAAGGCGATCTCCTCGATCTTCCAGAACGGAATCGACACGTACCTGAAGAAAACAGGCCTATTTCTCATCCTCCTGGGATCGAGCATCGGCATGATGGAACGCGAAGTCCTCTTCGCCAAGGCGCCCCTCTATGGTCGTCGAACCGGCTCTCTCGAAGTTCGAGAACTTCCTTTCCTTGCGCTGAAGGATTTCTTTCCGGGGATGGATTTCCGGAAGCGTGCAGCGATCTACGCAACGTTCGGTACACTTCCTGCCTATCTGGAAAAGATCCGCCCGAACGAGAGCATCATCCGCAACATCGGAGAGCAAATCCTGGACCGCCATTCCTTCCTCTACAACGAGGTGGAGTTCCTTCTGAGGGAGGAACTCCGGGAACCGCGAGACTACTACGTCATCCTTCGGGCCATCGCGCAGGGGAAAAGAAAACTCTCCGAGATCATCAACGACACCGGATTCGAGAAGTCCCACGCCTCTCGATATCTTGACGTCCTGCGCAGCATCGGCCTCGTGGAAAAGGAAATGCCTTCCACCGAAAGAACGCCGGAAAAGAGCCGCATCGGTCTCTATCGCCTCCATGATCGTTTCTTCGGTTTCTGGTTCAAGTATGTCCTTCCGAACCGCGGAAAGATTGAGATCGGCAATCCGGACCATGTTCTTCGCGAGGTCGAGCAGACATTGGATATGCACGTTTCGATCGCATACGAGTTTATCGCGAGGGAACTGTTCCTTGACGTCGCCAAGCAGGAGAAATGGCCCATCACGGCAATTGGACGATGGTGGTCCCGCAACGAAGAAATCGATTTCGTCGCCCTGGACGAAGAGGAGCGATCCATCTGGTTCGGCGAATGCAAATGGAGCAGGAAAAAGGTCGGCACGGATATCTACGAAAATCTGGTCCGGAAGGCAGGCTTGGTCGAATGGAACATCGGCAAGCGTTCCGAGAGGTTCATCCTGTTCAGCCGAAGCGGATTTACCCCCGCGATGCATGAAGTCGCAAAGAGAGAGAACGTGATCCTGGTCGAAGGAGAGGAGCGAATTCACGGGTAA